The following proteins come from a genomic window of Macrobrachium nipponense isolate FS-2020 chromosome 18, ASM1510439v2, whole genome shotgun sequence:
- the LOC135196535 gene encoding uncharacterized protein LOC135196535 — MYENCSTTVRCEAEDCVGSSVQVGLHQGSALSPYLFTLLLGILTEDLRREMLYADDGFLCATDDEELNFKAEGWRNCLEERGLRINRIKTVGMRCEFEEAERERKVDLEIDFHKLEEVESFKYLGFVIQNTGDLDEELTGRMQSGWSSWRKCARDRRIMVKLKSKIQHQVVRPAMLYSSETLATKKRYENRIDVTKMRMLRWQCGLTRKDKVRNEQVRGTLKIAPASNKVRTYKETRGRPPDKEDDGHGTTRWRGLGRPKLRWIDCVKRDMRELGLNEEDALDRKRWKNVLKNHYSDPK; from the coding sequence ATGTATGAAAATTGTTCAACAACGGTTCGATGTGAAGCGGAAGACTGCGTGGGATCCAGTGTACAGGTAGGCCTTCACCAAGGGTCAGCCTTAAGCCCATACTTATTCACTCTGTTGCTGGGTATACTCACAGAAGATCTGAGACGTGAAATGCTGTATGCAGATGATGGATTTTTGTGTGCAACTGATGATGAAGAACTAAATTTTAAAGCGGAGGGATGGAGGAACTGTCTGGAGGAGAGGGGTCTGCGAATAAATAGAATCAAGACTGTTGGAATGCGCTGTGAATTTGAggaagcagaaagagaaagaaaagtagaTCTTGAGATTGATTTTCATAAGTTAGAGGAAGTAGAAAGTTTTAAATATCTGGGGTTTGTGATCCAAAATACTGGAGACCTAGATGAAGAGCTGACCGGAAGGATGCAGTCAGGGTGGAGTAGCTGGAGGAAATGTGCGAGAGATCGTAGAATTATGGTCAAATTAAAGAGCAAGATCCAGCACCAGGTTGTGAGACCTGCAATGTTGTACTCGTCCGAAACATTGGCAACTAAGAAGAGATATGAGAACAGGATTGATGTGACTAAGATGAGGATGTTGAGATGGCAATGTGGACTTACtagaaaggataaagttaggaacgaACAAGTTAGAGGCACTCTCAAAATAGCACCAGCTTCAAACAAGGTGAGGACTTataaagagacgagaggaagaccacCCGACAAGGAAGATGATGGACATGGGACTACCAGGTGGAGAGGGTTGggtagaccaaaattgcgatggattgactgtgtgaagagagatatgagagagttGGGTTTGAACGAGGAGGATGCACTAGACCGAAAGAGATGGAAgaatgtgttgaagaaccattacagcgaccccaaatag